One window of Candidatus Woesearchaeota archaeon genomic DNA carries:
- a CDS encoding HIT domain-containing protein: MPQQLTPEQQEELRKKLENMSPEELREFQKKQCIFCHIVSGKVQSRKVYEDDRVIAVLDINPGNPGHVLLMPKEHYTIMPQLPENELKHIFIIAKQLSNALLKSLDARGTNIIVANGPAAGQKAQHFMIHIIPRKEGDGVNFKLPSTQHNEDDLDKVNQAVRKRLNQLMGIKEEEQRAEEIIKQSKARKVVDAEEKESKEEAEEPKKSEEEQEGKEEEQESESKGGREPEEEKKENEDSGSDIDLDAISRVLNG; the protein is encoded by the coding sequence ATGCCGCAGCAGCTAACACCCGAGCAGCAGGAAGAGTTAAGGAAAAAGCTGGAGAACATGTCCCCTGAGGAGCTGAGGGAATTCCAGAAAAAACAGTGCATATTCTGCCATATCGTGTCAGGGAAAGTTCAGTCGAGGAAAGTTTATGAGGATGACAGAGTGATAGCTGTGCTTGACATCAACCCGGGCAACCCTGGGCATGTGCTTCTTATGCCTAAAGAGCATTACACAATAATGCCCCAGCTTCCTGAGAATGAGCTAAAGCATATCTTCATCATTGCCAAGCAGCTGAGCAACGCATTACTGAAATCGCTCGATGCCAGGGGCACGAATATTATCGTAGCTAACGGGCCTGCTGCAGGGCAGAAAGCACAGCATTTCATGATACATATCATACCAAGAAAGGAGGGAGACGGGGTAAATTTTAAGCTGCCCTCGACACAGCATAATGAGGATGACCTTGACAAGGTAAACCAGGCTGTAAGGAAAAGGCTTAACCAGCTGATGGGAATAAAGGAAGAAGAGCAGAGAGCGGAAGAGATAATCAAGCAGAGCAAAGCCAGGAAAGTTGTAGATGCTGAGGAGAAGGAGTCCAAAGAGGAAGCAGAAGAGCCAAAGAAAAGTGAAGAGGAGCAAGAAGGCAAGGAAGAGGAGCAAGAAAGCGAATCCAAAGGGGGTAGAGAGCCTGAGGAGGAAAAAAAGGAAAATGAGGATTCTGGAAGCGATATAGATTTAGACGCGATATCGAGGGTTTTAAATGGCTGA